tgtcccaattgagggatattcgCGCTTCGTTGTCACAGCGATGTTTATTACTACCTCACCCTAGGGAATGACCGCAGATTCACCCATTGAAGCTGTTTTAGCAGCcactcatgctgtaattaaaATACcccaaagaagcttggacttggctagcctgtGATCGAAGTAGGATTCGCATGTTGGAGAGCGGATGCTCAACCAATTCCGTACCCCAGCAGGTCTTTTCTGTTACTGATATCTTGTCTAAAATGCATTACTTCTGCTACTGGAAAAATAAGACCATTGTGTATTCGGTCTCTTCTTGGCCGGAGCAAATTCCCGAGCaaagatcaaatttcaagtcctTGTTTGCTACAACAAATAAAGGCTGCttatggtgtttttttttaatatttttagCTCCATTCTCTCTGAAGTATGTACAATTATGAAATGTTGCGTGGCAGCAATGCCTCTCCATCTCTGCCTGTCTGAcgagttttctttttgctcaCAGATCAGTCCCAACACTGCTCCATTTGTAGGCAAAtctttcgtcaaaaacttgaaaagcacGTCCAATCGGGTGCGTGTGAGCGGTATTTCTGCCGCGTGGATAATCATGAGCATCAACGCGTGGATCAAACCTTCGAGACCTTAGCAGCGGCTAAGCTCTGGATTGTGCAGGAACAACTGGATAAAACCCTGGTCATTGTATCTAGTAGCGGCGAGACCATCGCTTATCGTTGCCGATTCTATAGCAAACCCTCGTCCAAAGCTGATCCTATGCGAAATGACCCTGAAAAGGGCTCACTTAAAAAGAAAACGGCTAGCTTCCCTGTGCCTGATTTGGGATGTCGAGCTGTGATCCGCGTGGATCGGGTCCGTGTGTGTCAATGTTCCCCAGAGGCAGTGAGCCAAGGCACCATCTGTCAGAATAGCGACTCACTAATCCGGTTACGGGGTTGTCTGAGCCACTCACATCCGACAGAAAATCAGTTCCTACGAATGTCAAAGGTTTGCCAAGACTACTTGGTGTCCTTGCTCAAGCTGGGCATGGACAAGCGCTCCATTTTACGGGTGTATTTTCAATCTGGTTTGGCGCAGGAGCAAGACCTTAAATGCATCACCACTCAAGACCTAAGAAATTTGGAACGCAAGTTTATTAAGAAGAAGACCACCTCGCAAAATTCTACCAAGGTTGAGGACGAAGTTGACCTGAATGCCAGCAACATTTGTGGTCAGGCCCGAAATGACGCTAAAAAGGTGATGATTGCAGGTGTAAGTGCTTGAATGGGGAAATTTCATATTT
This Tigriopus californicus strain San Diego chromosome 7, Tcal_SD_v2.1, whole genome shotgun sequence DNA region includes the following protein-coding sequences:
- the LOC131883100 gene encoding uncharacterized protein LOC131883100, with product MSQSTMQSQPVPSQAVVLTRRSPNQSQHCSICRQIFRQKLEKHVQSGACERYFCRVDNHEHQRVDQTFETLAAAKLWIVQEQLDKTLVIVSSSGETIAYRCRFYSKPSSKADPMRNDPEKGSLKKKTASFPVPDLGCRAVIRVDRVRVCQCSPEAVSQGTICQNSDSLIRLRGCLSHSHPTENQFLRMSKVCQDYLVSLLKLGMDKRSILRVYFQSGLAQEQDLKCITTQDLRNLERKFIKKKTTSQNSTKVEDEVDLNASNICGQARNDAKKEFQRRAQAQIDELRAHLFDSSVAYQSRISLLEKLEVLNSETRLEKSVFAQDKRHVERDREECRGRLLTLNQDEPILTKKIKMS